In the Sorghum bicolor cultivar BTx623 chromosome 4, Sorghum_bicolor_NCBIv3, whole genome shotgun sequence genome, ttacgagacaaatcttttgagcctaattagtctataattaaataataattgtcaaataaagccgaaagtgctactgtatcgaaatccaaaatttttcacgaactaaacaaggccttagctgtgAATCTATGATAGCTGTGGTCATGATAATAACCACGTCCGAAAAAGCTTGTCCGGCTACGAAGGTTGCAAAAATTTTAGAAGTACCAGTTGAATTTGCTGTGGAACCCATGGGATTTACTATATTACTTTCTTGTTCTTCGGCAAACAAAAATACAGCTCACCGGTAATAAGGGATGGTACTATATTTGCTTTGATGTGAAACCAGATTTAATTTATGTCCCTTGTCTAAAAAACCGCATTGACTAGCAAAATCCATATACTATTATCCATTTTTCATTAACCATTCGACTTATGGTCTAGTAGATCACGACCAAATGGTTAGGGCAGGCAAAAAGAACAGTCCATAAAGATAAAGCCAATCTCAATGCAAACTATCACAGCTGAAAGATGTTGTCTACATAGGTAAAGAGGACGTGGAGCTATTCCTCTCATAGTGCAAATAAACCAACAATTTGCTAGGAAAAACAACATTATTATTGTCAAAAGTCTTTCTACTCCTCCCTCTAACCTATGTGTAACATAGTCATCACACCATCTTCCACAACACATACTAGAAACTTTTGTCACATCATGCACTTATTTCTTCTGCTGGTACCTATGCTACTCAGAACCACTATTCTACGTGAGCCGGAGGCTTGCGGTGTACGTGGAGCATGGAACTAACATATAGTCATCAACCTACAAATTTGTCTATAGAGATTTCAGAGATAAAATATCATACAAGTTTAAGGGCCACCCACAAGAGTAAACAATTATTTCTTTCCTTTTTCGTAATGTGTCGGGCAGCTGCTTGCCATGAGCtcgacgagagagagagagagagagagagagagagagagagagagagagagagagagagagagagagagagagagagagagagagaggaagcaaCAAGGCCCCTCTCCATCGCAAGATCCAACCTCTTTCACCAAAAACCCATTGTACTGCATGGCTTGGGGCTTGATCCAGTGAGAAAATTAATTAAGGTGGCAAGCACTCCATCTGCCTTGCTCGTGGTTGACTGGCCACCCTCCCCAAGATACCTCCCCATGGCTTGTCGCCACCCTTCATGTACTCGGTATGAAAAGTAGGGGTCTTTAGGAGTGAAAATGCCATGGACGAAAGTCGGATGATGAGAAAATTGGGGAAGATAAGGGTCTGTTTGGAATGTAGGAATTTCACATAAAAATAGTACATGAATTTCATAACTTGTTTAATTTTACAGACAAAACACACAAGAAAATTTTCCTGCGTTCCAAACTTACCCTAAAGGAGAAGATGagcatattattattttttagcaATGGGGCCAATCTTTATTTTCTACGCTTCAAATGTTGTGACGTTTGTCGTAACTAATGTCACCTGCTGCATATGGACCACTTGGTCCTTTAACCTTGTAGCATAAGGACAATGAAGAAAAACATTCTCATTGCCCTTATGCACAACCATAGACCCAAAGCCATGCCGATGAGTTTACGAACTATGTTCTCCTACCTAACAAAATTCCAAAGAAAACATGTGCACTATAATACTATATGCATATACATCCCTAGTgcatgaaaaaacaaacaaacataGGACTCTGTATGTTTGGGATATGATGGCCAAAGTTTAGGTTTGGAATGTGATGGTCGTGCTAGGGAGGCCGTTTGCACGGTGGCTAATTGATTGTGGTGGGCTGGTGGCAGATTGGGCAGGCCAACAAGGTGGCTAGGTGCTGCCAGATATTAGCGGCAAAGGTGGTTGTGATGTGGCATAATACTAACACTGTTTGAGCAAAGGTAGGCTAGGGCAGTGATGGTCAAGGTGTAGTCGATCAATTTGTGTGTACAAATAATTGTTAGGAATATTTACGCCCCATAAGGTATGATGAAAGAAGAATGATTCACTATTGGTATTGTTATCCTAAATGCTAAATAATGAAAATCAGATACCTATCGCTTAGTCATTATACGATCTAAACGGTCAATGAAATAGGCAAAATTACCATCTAAACTGAATAAACAGAGACGACAGACCATTGTGGAATGTTTAATAAACAGACTAAGCCATCGTTTAGATGCCCATGGTACTACgactggagagagagagagagagagagagagagagagagagagagagagagagagagagagagaggaagcatGAACTAAAGTGGAGCCAGTATATTTGCATGATAGTGGAGGTAGCACTTGCAACGGCTGAAATTAAACTGATCGCTAGATGCAGATAGCAGCAGCCGCTGGAAACTAAATGGGAGAAATTAAAGCATCGGCCAGGAGCTAAAGAGAATAAGGGATAGATAGATAGCATGTTCTCTCGATCCAACACTAGCAGATTTGTCCGCACTACAGATCTTCTATTTATTTTCAACgcaactatatatatgtacagTATATACATAAGTCTATAGAAAAGTAAATATTAATACTTTTAAGAGGCAATAATCGTTAAAGTTTGAAGAAACACAACTACATAAGTCTATAGAAAAGTAAATATTACTACTCCATCAGTTTTTAATATACTACTACCTTTGTTCCAAATTAGaataaatatgttttttataatttattagaatggattgagtacTACTAATTAATTACCATCCCCTCTATTTTTAGATATACAATATTTTGAACTAATTACTACCCAAAAAGAATACAATTCTTGTTTTCGAgcttcaaaacaactttaagtttgatcaaatttatacgaAAAAGCAGTAACATCTATGATACGAATAAGTACCATTAGAATAGTtgtgaaatatattttttataataaatatatttGGAGATTTAAAtgttaatatatatttttataaactttgttAAACTTAAACAAAGTTTGACTGGGTTTAAATCTAGATTTGCAGACTGCTGGAGTATTTCCTAAATAGACAAGGGCAAAGATtggaatatatatatagtactccATCTGTCCTTAAAAGAATGACATTATGAGATATGTTAGCAACTTTTGTATCATCACTAGATAAATATATTATACAAATATATTAATCGATTCatctaataatattaattatgtattctaaatattaatatttttttaaacataattagttttttttatatagaaaagacgACAAAAACTTTGCGGTGATTTCTATTAGACGAAGAAACACAGAGGAGGGAGTGAGAACGATGGGATGGACTGTGGAGGGAGTACTCCGTAGAACACAAAGGTCAAAAGCGCTCACGTATGTAGTGCCTGCAGTGCAGCCACGAATGGTCGATGCCATGTTCCAGTTCCTGCGCTGGACGTGCAGATTATACGATCGAGTGGTATGAAACTGGACAGGCAGTTTctacatgatatatatatatatatgcgggTTGGGTTGATTACGTGCTTGCTTGTATTGTATTGTATCCAATGAAATGAATGGCATCATTTCCagggatgggatgggatgggatCCAAGTCCAAGACGTGGATGCATGATCTTCATTCCTTGGGCATTTCCTTTGCCGGCCATGCATCGATCAGTGGATAGATGTTGCGGATGATGACAAGCTCGCTCCATCGATCGGCCAAGGAGTAAGCCAGGCCGCAGCAGTAGCAGGCTGCGGTGCTGCCATGGCGTCGCAGCAGGCTGCCCCGCACCTCCGGCACAGCGGCGAGACGACGGAGACGATGGTGGCGCGGCAGGAGGGGCAGCTGGCGTGGGCGGCGAGCCAGGTATCGATGCAGGCGGCGTGGAAGCCGTGGGCGCAGCGCGGCAGCACACGGAGCTGGTCTCCCTCCGTGAACGGCGCCAGGCAGATGGCGCACTCCTCCTCTCTTGTCCTTCCTTTCATCAGGTTATTCAGATTCGGAGAAGAAGAGACGGAGACGGTGGGCAGCGCCTCGATGGCCGCCTTCTCCAGTCCCCTGGGTGGCTGGGCGGACGGCCTGCCGCCAGAGCTGTTGCCACCGCCCGCTGCCgccactcctcctcctcctcctcctcctcctcctctgcggCAGGCGCACCGGGCGACGAGCGCAAGGCCGGCCACGCAGATGAGGGCGCAGAGGAGGGACGCCAGGATGACCACCGTGTCGGAGTCCACTGAGATggcctgctgctgttgctgctcctcTCCATGAGCAGGGAGCAGGAGAGGCAAAGCACCAGCCGGAGATGGGGTGTCAGCGATGGCTGAGTGGAGGAGGCCTGCCGGAGTGCGCATGGTGGTGTTCGGCCAGCCAGCAAGGCTCTTCAGTCTACTACTAGTAGTCtactaccaccaccaccaccgaggCGAGCACGACGAGCCTGGCTCTGGCTCTGCCTCTGGTTTTATAGACAGCCGGAGACGGACGGACGGGTAAGCAAAGCAAGCGCATACAAGACTGTGTGTCTGGCAGATGACAAGCAGCAGCAGGTGCACAGGCAGGCAGGCCCCGCACAAATCAGGATGCTCAGAGCCAAACCAGTGTTGTGCACCAAGCCAAAAATGGGGGACTTCACCCCTTCTATGGAAGACTTGGAGACGGGAGTTCAGGAGATGCAAGAAGGGTGCCTGAACCTGACAGAGCTGATGGATTCACTCTCGGATGAAGTTCAGCAATCCGGCAACATTCAAGCCCCagtggaagaggaagaggaaatgAAGGTGGAAGATTTCTCCGTGCAAGACGAGGAAGAGGGAGAGGAGCAAGGGGAGAGCGAGCCTACAGAGAAGCAAGGGAAGGGTCACTTTCTTTGGGCCAAAGCCAGCAGAAAAATCTTGGCCTACGGCGCCATCGCTCACCCTCACCCGACGACTCTGCCTCCGATGCCACCTCCTATGCTCGAGGAGATGAATCAGAAGGCAAAGGAAGGGCTAGGTCTAGGCCTCGCCGTTCGCGCTGGGATGAACGGCAACCTGGAATTTGCAACAATTCCGGACAAGAAGGGGATCTACTACTACTTTGTCTCCCCGTCAATGAAGCAACTGAGAAAGAACCCCCTCAGCTCTCCCCTCTTCGCAGTGACAGCACTCACCATAGGGGGATTGTGGGAGACGATTTGGCTCTTCCTCCTAACAACCCCCTATGCAATGCTCTCAAAGACCCAGTACAACTGCCAACTGAAGCTGACAGGGTTGACAACCAAGACATGTAGATTGAAGACAGGGCTCTGGATCTGTGCAATGCTTCGAGCATTCATCAGATTCTAGGCGACGGGCAAGTGGGTGGCCATCCTGGCACTTGCGTtcatggaggaggagggggaagcGCTCTACTGGAACTTCAAGATCCCGCTGCCGTCCATCATCTACACAGTGGTAATGCAACTCTTTCCATACCTCTACACTCGACTTCGCAGGATTTACATCATGATGAAGGGGCTCTGGCGCCAGCCCTCAAGGCGCCACGGGCGCCATGAGTCTTCTGGCATGGAACTGTCAGGGCTCAGGCGGGAGCCTTGACAGCGCCAAGATGAAGCACCTTTCCCGCCTCATTGCGTCTACCAATGCTCAGGTAATTTTTATCTCTGAAACAAAAAAACTCTTCCATAACTAGCTCCGACCTAATAAATAGATTCAACCTTGACAATGCACACATTGTTTCAGCTGATGGACTTTCTGGAGGTCTCTGGGTCATGTCTAGAAGTGAAGTGCAAGTAGAAGTAGTAGATTCGTGTCGTTTTTACTAGTTGCTTCCACAAA is a window encoding:
- the LOC8066454 gene encoding probable E3 ubiquitin-protein ligase ATL44, coding for MRTPAGLLHSAIADTPSPAGALPLLLPAHGEEQQQQQAISVDSDTVVILASLLCALICVAGLALVARCACRRGGGGGGGGGVAAAGGGNSSGGRPSAQPPRGLEKAAIEALPTVSVSSSPNLNNLMKGRTREEECAICLAPFTEGDQLRVLPRCAHGFHAACIDTWLAAHASCPSCRATIVSVVSPLCRRCGAACCDAMAAPQPATAAAWLTPWPIDGASLSSSATSIH
- the LOC110434708 gene encoding uncharacterized protein LOC110434708, giving the protein MLRAKPVLCTKPKMGDFTPSMEDLETGVQEMQEGCLNLTELMDSLSDEVQQSGNIQAPVEEEEEMKVEDFSVQDEEEGEEQGESEPTEKQGKGHFLWAKASRKILAYGAIAHPHPTTLPPMPPPMLEEMNQKAKEGLGLGLAVRAGMNGNLEFATIPDKKGIYYYFVSPSMKQLRKNPLSSPLFAVTALTIGGLWETIWLFLLTTPYAMLSKTQYNCQLKLTGLTTKTCRLKTGLWICAMLRAFIRF